One window from the genome of Thermoflexus hugenholtzii JAD2 encodes:
- a CDS encoding ABC transporter permease produces the protein MAWSRIAAIAEKEAHEALRNRYVLMLLITLPIAFAALPVVSLLSIRGLPASPPSETSRGLPPALARRLAGLSPREQLEVFLTSQFMLILWIAPLALPMTIATYSVVGEKREKALEPLLATPITTVELLAGKALAAAAPGIALSGLTYLLMVGAAGIIGLSAPAFRVLWGPTAWLQVLGISPLLTLLATLLGLSVSSRVNDPRLAEQIGMIVVLPLLGLIIAQSMGVLWLSGTLLLGVALFLLTADGLLLALAVALFERETILTRWR, from the coding sequence ATGGCGTGGTCCCGGATCGCAGCGATCGCTGAGAAAGAAGCGCACGAAGCTCTTCGCAATCGTTACGTGCTGATGCTGCTCATCACCCTGCCGATCGCCTTCGCCGCCCTCCCGGTCGTGAGCCTGCTCAGCATCCGAGGGCTCCCGGCTTCGCCGCCCTCTGAGACCTCCCGCGGGCTGCCTCCGGCCCTGGCCCGACGGCTGGCCGGCCTCTCCCCCCGGGAGCAACTGGAGGTCTTCCTGACCTCTCAGTTCATGCTCATCCTCTGGATCGCCCCCCTGGCCCTCCCGATGACCATCGCCACCTACAGCGTGGTCGGGGAGAAGCGGGAGAAAGCCCTGGAGCCCCTGCTGGCGACCCCTATCACCACCGTGGAACTGTTAGCCGGGAAGGCCCTCGCCGCCGCCGCCCCGGGGATCGCCCTCAGCGGGCTGACCTACCTGCTCATGGTGGGAGCCGCCGGGATCATCGGCCTCTCCGCCCCCGCCTTCCGGGTCCTTTGGGGTCCCACCGCCTGGCTCCAGGTCCTCGGGATCAGCCCGCTGCTCACCCTGCTAGCCACCCTGCTGGGGCTGAGCGTCTCCTCCCGGGTCAACGACCCCCGCCTGGCTGAGCAGATCGGCATGATCGTGGTCCTCCCCCTCCTGGGGCTGATCATCGCCCAGAGCATGGGGGTTCTGTGGCTGAGCGGGACCCTGCTCCTGGGGGTGGCCCTCTTCCTGCTAACAGCCGATGGGCTCCTCCTCGCTCTGGCGGTGGCCCTCTTCGAGCGGGAGACCATCCTCACCCGATGGCGCTGA
- the aroC gene encoding chorismate synthase — MRFLTAGESHGPALVAILEGLPAGLPVDVEAVNRELARRQRGLGAGPRMKIEEDRVVLLSGVLEGRTTGAPIALQIENRDHAKWRGRAVAPMTVPRPGHVDLAAAVKYGYRDLRPGLERASARETAARVAVGALCKQFLKAFGITVGSYVVQIGPVRAALSEDLPYEARFERAEADPVRCPDLEASARMRAAVEAAMQERDTLGGVIEGVALGVPPGLGSHVHWDRRLSARLMMALGSIPAVKGVEIGEGFALAARRGTEAHDPIFREGDRLVRRTNRAGGIEGGISNGAPIVARVAIKPIATTLTPQPSVDLSTGQPTETRYERSDFCPVPRACPIVEAMMAFVLADALLEKLGGDTLEECQARFEALRQARLGDLSIDGSPHVFWP; from the coding sequence TTGCGGTTTCTCACGGCCGGCGAATCCCATGGGCCGGCCCTGGTGGCCATCTTGGAGGGCCTCCCGGCCGGCCTTCCGGTGGATGTGGAGGCGGTGAACCGGGAGCTGGCCCGACGGCAGCGCGGCCTGGGGGCGGGGCCTCGAATGAAGATCGAGGAAGATCGAGTGGTCCTCCTAAGCGGGGTCCTGGAGGGGAGGACCACGGGGGCCCCCATCGCCCTCCAGATCGAGAACCGGGATCACGCCAAATGGCGGGGGCGGGCGGTGGCGCCGATGACCGTCCCCCGGCCGGGCCACGTGGATCTGGCGGCGGCGGTCAAGTACGGCTACCGGGACCTCCGTCCGGGCCTGGAGCGGGCCTCCGCCCGGGAGACGGCCGCCCGGGTAGCGGTGGGGGCGCTGTGCAAGCAGTTCCTGAAGGCCTTCGGGATCACGGTCGGCAGCTACGTGGTCCAGATCGGGCCGGTCCGGGCGGCCCTCTCGGAGGATCTTCCCTATGAAGCCCGGTTCGAGCGGGCGGAGGCGGACCCGGTGCGCTGTCCCGATCTGGAGGCCTCGGCCCGCATGCGGGCGGCGGTCGAGGCGGCCATGCAGGAGCGGGACACGTTGGGCGGGGTCATCGAGGGGGTGGCCCTGGGGGTGCCGCCGGGGCTGGGCTCCCATGTGCACTGGGACCGTCGGCTGAGCGCCCGGTTGATGATGGCGCTGGGGAGCATCCCAGCGGTTAAGGGGGTGGAGATCGGGGAGGGGTTTGCCCTGGCGGCCCGACGGGGCACGGAGGCCCACGACCCGATCTTCCGGGAAGGGGACCGCCTGGTCCGCCGCACCAACCGCGCCGGGGGGATCGAAGGGGGGATCTCCAACGGGGCCCCGATTGTGGCCCGTGTGGCCATCAAGCCTATTGCCACCACCCTCACGCCCCAGCCCTCCGTGGACCTCTCCACCGGCCAGCCGACGGAGACCCGCTACGAGCGGTCCGACTTCTGTCCGGTCCCTCGCGCCTGTCCCATCGTGGAGGCGATGATGGCCTTCGTCCTGGCCGACGCCCTGCTGGAGAAGCTGGGGGGCGACACCCTGGAGGAGTGTCAGGCTCGCTTCGAGGCCCTCCGCCAGGCCCGCCTGGGGGATCTCTCGATCGATGGGTCGCCCCACGTGTTCTGGCCGTGA
- a CDS encoding alanyl-tRNA editing protein: METRLLYLTDAYQRTFEATVVAVEGTAVALDATAFYPGGGGQPHDVGWLTDGVRTWRVTAVRRAGSLVWHEVEGAPPPVGETVRGEIDWERRYALMRTHTALHILCGVVWRDYGAKVTGGNMEPLRGRMDFEFETLRGELVREIEEKVNAEVAAARPVRVFFMPREEVDRHPDLIRTKANLLPPEIRTVRIVEIEGLDIQADGGTHVANTREVGRIRIVDYKSKGRINKRIEIALDPSP, from the coding sequence ATGGAGACCCGATTGCTCTACCTCACGGACGCCTATCAGCGGACCTTCGAGGCGACGGTGGTGGCGGTGGAGGGAACAGCGGTGGCACTGGACGCCACGGCTTTCTATCCGGGGGGCGGCGGCCAGCCCCACGATGTGGGATGGCTGACCGATGGCGTCCGCACCTGGCGCGTGACCGCCGTCCGCCGCGCGGGCTCGCTGGTCTGGCACGAGGTGGAGGGAGCGCCCCCGCCCGTCGGGGAGACGGTGCGCGGGGAGATCGACTGGGAGCGCCGCTACGCCCTGATGCGCACCCACACGGCCCTCCACATCCTGTGCGGCGTGGTCTGGCGGGACTACGGGGCCAAGGTCACCGGTGGGAACATGGAGCCCCTGCGCGGCCGCATGGACTTCGAATTCGAAACCCTGCGCGGGGAGCTGGTCCGGGAGATCGAGGAGAAGGTGAACGCGGAGGTGGCCGCTGCCCGCCCGGTGCGGGTCTTCTTCATGCCCCGGGAGGAGGTCGACCGCCACCCGGACCTGATCCGCACGAAGGCCAATCTCCTGCCTCCGGAGATCCGAACCGTGCGGATCGTGGAGATCGAAGGGCTGGACATCCAGGCGGATGGAGGGACCCACGTGGCCAATACTCGGGAGGTCGGGCGGATCCGCATCGTGGATTACAAAAGCAAAGGGCGGATCAACAAGCGCATCGAGATCGCCCTCGATCCCAGCCCGTAA
- a CDS encoding dTDP-4-dehydrorhamnose 3,5-epimerase family protein has translation MIAGVELKELITHVDDRGFFREILRVTDPIFAEGFAQWSHSLMYPGVIKAWHIHWKQTDWWYVASGTLKVALHDLRPDSPTYRRTMELYLGDHAPPRVLKIPPGVAHGCKVVSPTPVHLFYITSRTYDPSDEGRIPHDDPAIGYDWLAPPPIR, from the coding sequence ATGATCGCCGGCGTGGAGCTGAAGGAGCTCATCACCCACGTCGATGACCGCGGGTTCTTCCGGGAGATCCTGCGGGTCACCGACCCCATCTTCGCTGAAGGGTTCGCCCAGTGGAGCCACTCCCTGATGTATCCCGGCGTCATCAAGGCCTGGCACATCCACTGGAAGCAGACGGACTGGTGGTATGTGGCCTCTGGCACCCTCAAGGTCGCCCTTCACGACCTGCGGCCGGACTCCCCCACCTACCGCCGGACGATGGAGCTCTACCTGGGCGATCACGCCCCTCCGCGGGTGCTGAAGATCCCCCCCGGGGTAGCCCACGGCTGCAAGGTGGTCAGCCCCACCCCCGTCCACCTGTTCTACATCACCTCCCGCACCTACGATCCGTCCGACGAGGGCCGCATCCCCCACGACGACCCCGCCATCGGCTACGACTGGCTGGCCCCGCCGCCCATCCGCTGA
- a CDS encoding ribonuclease J yields MRSFAVGGLRVHVFGGWGEIGGNQLLLEAGGEAILLDFGRPFGRWKEYFTEFLAPRSALGLRDLLALGLLPRLRGLYRDGRDDTLFPTDLERGLLDGAPDAGHIQGLLLSHAHLDHSGAIAYLRADLPIYTTPETAAILKAMQDTAQAGLDGEGVYLSLRRVNEEGVLKADARASYLRRPYRCLRGLPQGFHELSPAKTKRLEGHPWEAVDLPFRVGGFRAQAFPVDHSVPGTVAFVVETAEGLVVYTGDLRFHGRAGSRTEAFLRALEEEKVFLLIVEGTRLGRPGSARTEEEVKEALHEEIRRHPGAPVAVDFAPRNVERLESCLEVARDLGRELVVTSKDAYLLWALSDVDPHYEDVRRSVRVLRETKAQVRGWEERLWEEAPGLRGVTIEEVAQAPGSFLLAFGFYEINRLLDLRLHIGPEPEGLYIFSNSYWADDEQILDLRILMRWLSELNFRLLPESLRGLPADPLEVDNPYHTSGHAPEEDLARLVRRLRPRHLLPVHTLHPERWAELLRREEIRILF; encoded by the coding sequence ATGAGATCCTTTGCGGTGGGCGGGCTTCGCGTTCATGTCTTCGGCGGCTGGGGGGAGATCGGCGGCAACCAGCTGCTCCTGGAGGCCGGCGGCGAGGCCATCCTCCTGGATTTCGGGCGTCCCTTCGGCCGCTGGAAGGAATACTTCACCGAGTTCCTGGCTCCCCGGAGCGCCCTCGGCCTGCGGGACCTGCTGGCCCTGGGGCTTCTTCCCCGTCTGAGAGGGCTCTATCGGGATGGCCGGGACGACACCCTCTTTCCCACAGACCTGGAGCGGGGGCTGCTGGACGGCGCGCCGGACGCCGGGCATATCCAGGGGCTTCTGCTCTCCCACGCCCATCTGGATCACTCGGGGGCCATCGCTTACCTGCGGGCCGACCTTCCCATCTACACGACGCCGGAGACCGCCGCCATCCTGAAGGCCATGCAGGACACGGCCCAGGCGGGGCTGGACGGAGAAGGAGTTTACCTCAGCCTGCGACGGGTGAACGAAGAGGGCGTCCTGAAGGCGGATGCTCGGGCCTCCTACCTCCGACGGCCGTATCGTTGCTTGAGGGGGCTGCCGCAGGGATTCCATGAGCTCTCCCCGGCCAAAACGAAACGCTTGGAAGGTCATCCCTGGGAGGCGGTGGATCTCCCTTTCCGGGTGGGAGGCTTTCGGGCGCAGGCGTTCCCGGTGGACCACTCTGTGCCGGGGACGGTGGCCTTCGTTGTGGAGACGGCGGAGGGCCTGGTGGTCTACACGGGGGATCTGCGGTTCCACGGCCGGGCGGGTTCCCGCACGGAGGCGTTCCTGCGGGCGCTGGAGGAAGAGAAGGTCTTCCTTTTGATTGTGGAGGGGACCCGCTTGGGGCGGCCCGGGAGCGCCCGCACCGAGGAAGAGGTGAAGGAGGCGCTGCACGAGGAGATCCGGCGGCATCCGGGGGCTCCGGTGGCGGTGGACTTCGCCCCGCGCAATGTGGAGCGCCTGGAGTCCTGTCTGGAGGTGGCCCGGGATCTGGGTCGGGAGCTGGTAGTGACGTCGAAGGACGCGTATCTGCTGTGGGCGCTGTCGGATGTGGATCCCCATTATGAGGATGTGCGGAGAAGCGTTCGAGTCCTTCGGGAGACGAAGGCGCAGGTGCGCGGGTGGGAGGAGCGGCTCTGGGAGGAGGCGCCCGGCCTCCGGGGTGTGACCATCGAGGAGGTGGCCCAAGCGCCGGGGAGCTTCCTTCTGGCCTTCGGCTTCTATGAGATCAACCGTCTCCTGGACCTGAGGCTGCACATCGGCCCAGAGCCGGAGGGCCTCTACATCTTCAGCAACAGCTACTGGGCGGATGACGAGCAGATCCTGGATCTCCGGATCCTGATGCGGTGGCTTTCCGAGTTGAACTTCCGCCTTCTTCCGGAGAGCCTCCGGGGTCTTCCAGCAGATCCCCTGGAGGTGGACAATCCCTATCACACTTCCGGCCACGCTCCGGAGGAGGATCTGGCGAGGCTGGTCCGCCGTCTCCGGCCCCGCCATCTGCTCCCGGTGCACACTTTGCATCCAGAGCGATGGGCGGAGCTCCTGCGCAGGGAAGAGATCCGGATCCTCTTCTGA
- a CDS encoding ABC transporter ATP-binding protein produces the protein MIRTEDLTRRYNGTLALDRLTMEVREGELLALLGPNGAGKTTTLRLLLGLISPTSGRIWIAGEPMTPARHDLRRRIGYLPETPGFWERLSALQNLEIYARLYGVPDPRRRAMALLETFGLAERAREAVATFSKGMRQRLALARALLPHPPILLLDEPTAGLDPEAAREVRELLQRLKGEGRTILLCTHDLEEAERLGDRVAILRTRLLALDTPARLRARWSGAAVAIEVADDPARYLPVVQSQPGVQTARLQGARIEARVTDPRAVTPHLVRRLVEAGAPILRVTPVEASLEEIYLRIVRGEPELPDTP, from the coding sequence ATGATCCGCACCGAGGACCTGACCCGACGCTATAACGGCACCCTCGCCCTGGACCGGCTCACCATGGAGGTCCGGGAAGGGGAACTCCTGGCCCTCCTGGGCCCCAACGGCGCCGGCAAAACCACCACCCTCCGCCTGCTCCTCGGTTTGATTTCTCCAACATCCGGGCGCATCTGGATCGCCGGGGAGCCGATGACCCCGGCCCGACACGACCTGCGTCGACGGATCGGCTATCTCCCGGAGACCCCCGGGTTCTGGGAGCGGCTCTCCGCCCTCCAGAACCTGGAGATCTACGCCCGGCTCTACGGCGTCCCGGATCCCCGGCGTCGGGCCATGGCCCTGCTGGAGACGTTCGGCCTGGCGGAGCGGGCCCGGGAGGCCGTAGCCACGTTCTCCAAGGGGATGCGCCAGCGCCTGGCCCTCGCCCGCGCCCTGCTCCCGCATCCACCTATCCTCCTCCTCGATGAGCCCACCGCCGGCCTGGACCCTGAGGCCGCCCGGGAGGTTCGGGAGCTCCTGCAACGCTTGAAAGGCGAGGGGCGCACCATCCTCCTCTGCACCCACGACCTGGAGGAGGCAGAGCGCCTGGGGGACCGGGTGGCCATCCTGCGCACCCGCTTGCTGGCCCTCGACACCCCCGCCCGGCTCCGGGCCCGGTGGTCGGGCGCGGCGGTGGCCATCGAGGTGGCCGATGACCCCGCCCGCTACCTTCCGGTGGTCCAGAGCCAGCCCGGGGTGCAGACCGCCAGGCTCCAGGGGGCTCGGATCGAAGCCCGTGTCACGGATCCCCGGGCTGTCACCCCCCATCTGGTCCGGCGGCTGGTGGAGGCGGGGGCCCCCATCTTGCGCGTGACCCCGGTGGAGGCTTCTCTGGAGGAGATCTACCTGCGGATCGTGCGCGGAGAGCCGGAGCTCCCCGACACGCCTTGA
- a CDS encoding shikimate kinase produces the protein MPLRNLVITGFVGTGKTTVARILARRLGRPFLDFDEEIARRAGRSIPEIFDQDGEAAFRAMEAALCREWSTPRGWVLATGGGTCLHPANRAALAAGGHLFFLYADLNEVARRLADATDRPLLRLRPGETLLERLQALWNAREAAYRAIPHWVDTTGRSPEAVAEEILQRLHELERTDDDDPHRGPDPTL, from the coding sequence ATGCCCCTCCGCAACCTGGTGATCACCGGCTTCGTCGGAACCGGAAAGACCACTGTGGCCCGGATCCTGGCCCGGCGCCTGGGACGCCCCTTCCTGGATTTCGATGAGGAGATCGCCCGCCGCGCCGGACGCTCCATCCCCGAGATCTTCGATCAGGACGGCGAGGCGGCCTTCCGGGCCATGGAGGCCGCCCTCTGCCGGGAATGGTCCACCCCCCGGGGATGGGTCCTGGCCACCGGCGGGGGGACCTGCCTCCACCCCGCCAACCGGGCTGCCCTGGCCGCCGGAGGCCATCTCTTCTTCCTGTATGCGGACCTCAACGAAGTTGCCCGGCGGCTGGCCGACGCCACCGATCGCCCCCTCCTCCGGCTCCGGCCCGGGGAAACCCTCCTCGAGCGCCTGCAGGCCCTCTGGAACGCCCGGGAGGCTGCCTACCGGGCCATCCCCCACTGGGTGGATACCACCGGCCGCTCCCCCGAAGCGGTGGCCGAGGAGATCCTCCAGCGCCTGCATGAGCTCGAAAGGACCGACGACGATGATCCGCACCGAGGACCTGACCCGACGCTATAA
- the ileS gene encoding isoleucine--tRNA ligase, whose amino-acid sequence MFEPVPARANFPQLEEQILAFWKEKRIFERSMEQTKGGPRYVFYEGPPTANGLPGIHHVLARAFKDLFPRYKTMRGYYCLRRGGWDTHGLPVELEVEKELGFTSKADIERYGVAAFNQRCKESVFRYVKEWETLTERIAFWIDLKDAYITLSNEYIESVWWILRQFWDRGLLYQSYKVVPYCPRCGTPLSDHEVALGYREDTEDPSVYVKFPLREEEGTYFLVWTTTPWTLPGNAALAVHPEATYAMVEQERDGEVERLILAEALLEQALQGDYRVVARMPGRELAGLRYRPLYTFLPIEKEAHYVVTAPFVSLEEGTGIVHIAPAFGAEDMQLGREHGLPVLVTVDPRGRFIDEVTPWRGMFVKDADPLIIEDLRRRGLLYFAGTYLHTYPFCWRCGTPLLYYARTSWFIETTRFKDRLVALNKTIRWYPPQIGEGRFGNWLENNVDWALSRERYWGIPLPIWECARCGHRECIGSYAELREKVEAAGFRWPEPWDPHKPYVDEVRYRCGRCGELMQRVPEVIDVWFDSGAMPVAQWHYPFENQELFREQFPADFICEGVDQTRGWFYSLHAIATLLFDSVAFKNVISLGLVLDEKGQKMSKSRGNVVDPWEVIHVHGADALRWYFYTVSPPGQERRISVNLVGDVVRTFLLTLWNTYRFFVTYARLDGFDPRAVPAPPVAERPPLDRWILAELHALIQEVTEALENYDPTTAGRRIAAFVDDLSNWYVRRSRRRFWKNENDVDKAAVYHTLYECLVTLSHLLAPFIPFTAEALYRNLVARVNPEAPESVHLSRWPEPDPSRVDERLRAEMRLVMRLASMGLAARNAARIRVRQPLARIAFRVRSPEEAEAVRRLADILLDELNIKELTFIADLTEVADPEIRVRPDRLGPRLGARFPLVQEALAGLPARTILRALQRGETVAVQVDGEVVDVGSEDLEVRYRPKPGWVFVAENDYVAAVWTELTDVLRKEGLAREVVRRIQELRKRADFDVADRIVTYYQADPKLAEAIAAHADYIQAETLSEQLLPMAPPPAAEAVERATIDGMSLLLGVLRVAKG is encoded by the coding sequence ATGTTCGAACCGGTTCCGGCTCGTGCGAATTTCCCGCAATTAGAGGAGCAAATCCTGGCTTTCTGGAAAGAGAAGCGGATCTTTGAGCGCTCGATGGAGCAGACGAAGGGCGGGCCGCGGTATGTGTTCTATGAGGGGCCGCCCACGGCCAACGGCCTGCCGGGCATCCATCACGTGCTGGCCCGGGCTTTCAAGGATCTGTTCCCGCGCTATAAGACGATGCGGGGGTATTACTGCCTCCGCCGGGGCGGGTGGGATACCCACGGGCTGCCGGTGGAGCTGGAGGTGGAGAAGGAGCTCGGCTTCACCTCGAAGGCGGACATCGAGCGCTACGGGGTGGCGGCGTTCAACCAGCGCTGCAAGGAAAGCGTGTTCCGCTACGTGAAGGAATGGGAGACCCTCACGGAGCGCATCGCCTTCTGGATCGACCTGAAGGACGCCTACATTACCCTGAGCAACGAATACATCGAGTCGGTCTGGTGGATCCTGCGTCAGTTCTGGGATCGAGGGCTGCTCTATCAGAGCTACAAGGTGGTCCCCTACTGCCCGCGGTGCGGCACCCCCCTCTCCGACCACGAGGTGGCTTTGGGCTATCGGGAGGACACGGAGGACCCCTCGGTGTACGTGAAGTTCCCGCTGCGGGAGGAGGAGGGGACGTATTTCCTGGTCTGGACCACCACGCCGTGGACGCTGCCGGGCAACGCGGCCCTCGCCGTCCATCCGGAGGCGACCTACGCGATGGTGGAGCAGGAGCGAGACGGCGAGGTCGAGCGTCTGATCCTGGCCGAGGCCCTCCTGGAGCAGGCGCTGCAGGGGGATTATCGGGTGGTGGCCCGGATGCCCGGGCGGGAGCTGGCCGGCCTGCGCTACCGCCCGCTCTACACCTTCCTCCCCATTGAGAAAGAGGCGCACTACGTGGTCACGGCCCCCTTCGTCAGCCTGGAGGAGGGGACGGGGATCGTGCACATCGCCCCGGCCTTCGGCGCGGAGGATATGCAGCTGGGTCGGGAGCACGGGTTGCCGGTGCTGGTCACGGTGGACCCGCGGGGCCGGTTCATCGACGAGGTGACGCCCTGGCGGGGGATGTTCGTCAAGGACGCGGATCCTCTCATCATCGAGGACCTCCGGCGGCGAGGGCTGTTGTATTTCGCAGGGACATATCTGCATACCTATCCCTTCTGCTGGCGGTGCGGGACGCCGCTTTTGTATTACGCCCGGACCTCCTGGTTCATCGAGACCACGCGCTTCAAGGACCGCCTGGTGGCCTTGAACAAGACCATCCGCTGGTATCCGCCTCAGATCGGCGAGGGGCGGTTCGGCAACTGGCTGGAGAACAACGTGGACTGGGCCCTCAGCCGGGAGCGCTACTGGGGCATCCCGCTGCCCATCTGGGAGTGCGCCCGCTGTGGCCACCGGGAGTGCATCGGCTCCTACGCCGAGCTGCGCGAGAAGGTGGAGGCGGCAGGCTTCCGCTGGCCGGAGCCCTGGGATCCGCACAAGCCGTATGTGGATGAGGTGCGCTATCGTTGTGGGCGGTGCGGGGAGCTGATGCAGCGGGTGCCCGAGGTCATCGACGTCTGGTTTGATTCCGGGGCCATGCCGGTGGCCCAGTGGCACTACCCCTTCGAGAACCAGGAGCTTTTCCGGGAGCAGTTCCCGGCCGATTTCATCTGCGAGGGGGTGGATCAAACCCGGGGCTGGTTCTACTCCCTGCACGCCATCGCCACGCTGCTCTTCGACTCGGTGGCCTTCAAGAACGTGATCTCGCTGGGCCTGGTCCTGGACGAGAAGGGCCAGAAGATGTCCAAGTCCCGAGGCAATGTGGTGGATCCCTGGGAGGTCATCCACGTCCACGGGGCGGACGCCCTGCGCTGGTATTTCTACACCGTGTCGCCGCCGGGCCAGGAGCGCCGCATCTCGGTCAACCTGGTCGGGGATGTGGTGCGGACCTTCCTGCTGACCCTGTGGAACACCTATCGGTTCTTCGTGACCTACGCCCGGCTGGACGGCTTCGATCCCCGGGCGGTCCCGGCGCCGCCGGTGGCCGAGCGCCCGCCCCTGGACCGCTGGATCCTGGCGGAGCTGCACGCCCTGATCCAGGAGGTCACGGAGGCCCTGGAGAACTACGATCCGACGACGGCCGGCCGGCGGATCGCGGCCTTCGTGGACGATCTCTCCAACTGGTACGTGCGCCGCAGCCGGCGCCGGTTCTGGAAGAACGAGAACGACGTCGACAAGGCGGCGGTCTATCATACCCTCTACGAGTGCCTGGTGACCCTGAGCCATCTGCTGGCGCCCTTCATCCCCTTCACCGCCGAGGCCCTCTACCGCAACCTGGTGGCGCGGGTGAACCCTGAGGCCCCGGAGAGCGTCCATCTCTCCCGCTGGCCGGAGCCGGACCCGTCGCGGGTGGACGAGCGGCTGCGGGCGGAGATGCGGCTGGTGATGCGGCTGGCCAGCATGGGCCTGGCGGCCCGCAACGCCGCCCGGATCCGGGTGCGCCAGCCCCTGGCCCGGATCGCCTTCCGGGTGCGGAGCCCGGAGGAGGCGGAGGCGGTGCGCCGCCTGGCGGATATCCTCCTGGACGAGTTGAACATCAAGGAGCTGACTTTCATCGCGGACCTCACGGAGGTCGCCGATCCTGAGATCCGGGTCCGGCCGGACCGGCTGGGCCCGCGGCTGGGGGCGCGGTTCCCGCTGGTGCAGGAGGCCCTGGCCGGGCTGCCCGCCCGGACGATCCTCCGGGCGCTGCAGCGGGGGGAGACGGTGGCCGTGCAAGTGGACGGGGAGGTCGTGGACGTGGGGTCGGAGGACCTGGAGGTCCGTTACCGACCGAAGCCGGGGTGGGTCTTCGTGGCGGAGAACGACTACGTGGCGGCGGTGTGGACGGAGCTCACCGACGTGTTGCGGAAGGAGGGGCTGGCCCGGGAGGTGGTGCGGCGGATCCAGGAGCTGCGCAAGCGAGCCGATTTCGACGTGGCCGACCGCATCGTGACTTACTATCAGGCGGATCCGAAGCTGGCGGAGGCCATCGCGGCCCACGCCGATTACATCCAGGCGGAGACCCTGTCGGAGCAGCTCCTCCCCATGGCGCCGCCCCCGGCGGCGGAGGCGGTGGAGCGGGCCACCATCGACGGGATGTCCCTCCTCCTGGGCGTGCTCCGGGTCGCTAAAGGGTGA
- the rmuC gene encoding DNA recombination protein RmuC, whose translation MNVPAELLMVLILAVALAFIGGMVMAVMLAARSNHHLLRELQGLKEHVEEVHRKTESLAHFPDLHARLDQAREDLTRLNENLKNVHGFLSDTVYQQVTRQIEETLKSLARLEEKLRSASEDQIARIEEEIDRISAILLGRRGGAAGERIVEELLSMFPEEWVRRNVQLGEGVVEFAVVLPGGYLVPLDSKFVGAEILAEQDHEVDPKNSQKIRKNIKEQAQKIVKYLSDPQVPGFGIAAVPDSVYAMCRSAVREVASKHQVVVVPYSLLVPFVLSLYLIAQRLGISVRSTDIRELASALDALRKARRNLENMRNEIEAASSQREAALKAVQSVEKTLDRLLGNTPPEVEGKA comes from the coding sequence ATGAATGTCCCGGCCGAGTTGCTGATGGTTCTGATCCTCGCTGTGGCCCTGGCGTTTATCGGAGGGATGGTTATGGCCGTGATGCTGGCCGCACGCTCCAACCACCATCTGCTCCGCGAGCTCCAGGGCCTGAAAGAGCACGTGGAGGAGGTCCACCGGAAGACGGAAAGCCTGGCTCATTTCCCTGACCTCCATGCCCGGCTGGATCAGGCCCGGGAAGACCTTACGCGGCTGAACGAGAATTTGAAGAACGTGCACGGCTTCCTGTCGGACACGGTGTATCAGCAGGTCACCCGGCAGATTGAGGAGACCCTGAAAAGCCTCGCCCGTCTGGAGGAAAAGCTGCGGTCCGCTTCGGAGGATCAGATCGCCCGCATCGAAGAAGAGATCGATCGGATCAGCGCCATCCTGCTGGGACGCCGAGGAGGCGCTGCGGGGGAGCGCATTGTGGAGGAGCTCCTCAGCATGTTCCCAGAGGAATGGGTGCGGCGGAACGTCCAGCTGGGGGAAGGGGTGGTGGAATTCGCCGTGGTGTTGCCGGGTGGCTATCTCGTCCCCCTGGACAGCAAGTTCGTCGGTGCCGAGATTCTGGCTGAGCAGGACCATGAAGTGGACCCGAAGAATTCCCAAAAGATTCGGAAGAACATCAAAGAGCAGGCGCAGAAGATCGTTAAATACCTGAGCGATCCGCAAGTCCCAGGGTTCGGGATTGCGGCGGTCCCGGACTCTGTCTATGCCATGTGCCGATCCGCGGTTCGGGAAGTGGCCAGCAAACATCAAGTCGTTGTAGTGCCCTACAGCCTGCTGGTTCCTTTCGTCCTTAGCCTCTATCTGATCGCTCAGCGCCTGGGGATTTCAGTTCGTTCGACCGACATCCGGGAGCTTGCAAGCGCCCTCGACGCGCTACGCAAGGCTCGTCGGAATTTGGAGAATATGAGAAATGAAATCGAAGCGGCGAGTAGTCAGCGGGAGGCCGCTCTGAAGGCGGTGCAAAGCGTGGAGAAAACCCTTGACCGCCTCTTAGGCAATACGCCTCCTGAAGTTGAGGGCAAGGCGTGA